ggtctaagtaatgaataaaaataacatatagtcttgaaaaatgttacgtaaatcgaacacagtaccctcttcctctacccctagagcgttacgtaattagtaacacccacttacatgtaacgcgtatgccaacagctggccactgtcaaaatttcaaggcaaatcccccacccaccgacccctggaaaggcgttgtaccatacctctatggatataaatatgttttggagatatgatacgacccctcaatcaagacagttataTTTGTTCAAacattgcgaaatctcacgtgatctcttgttggggaattctatacttgtgataagccaatgaaaaccgagattggtacgagcccgtcaaaagtgtcccactttcaaaatactggctttgtttttgacctggataagccagcggagtgcggcgtcatatatgcaccaaacgtaattggattttctgttctagatgcttaaataataaaaaatattgcggatactgccgctttaactATACGCGCTTGTGCCGTAAATagattttagttggaaaaggcgtttaactttattttttaacttatgTTAGAAATATAATAACTACATCCGTGTCCTTTagaggattaaaacccagacaaaagtatcaatcaatgttattttaagtccaataaatatctttttcattaatcacaacaaaatattgaaaaaaacagtATATATTCATATGGCAACATAATACAGTTTACTGCTAAGGTGTACCCGGGGTACTGAAGGGCAAAactatatttctatatatatatatgtaaactatatgcgtttaaatttattttaaacttttatcccttttttaggatatgtaagaaatagaataactACATTCGTGTCActtagatacaatttatcttacaactcgttgtttaaaaacgtatcgtATTGACCTTAGTTCGTTAGATACGTTTCAAAACAACTCGTTCtatgataaatggtatctaacggccagtcACGCATTATTcactatgtaatatgtaatattagtGGTTATTATTCGCTGTAGGCGGTGACTCGAGAACCCAGAGTCGGGACGCCGAGATCCATTCCTACAACAAGGGCATGTACGTGTACAGCAACGACCACCACTCGCCGAAAGCCCACAAGTACGTGGCCAAGAAAGTCGTCTACCCAGAGACGTGCAAGACCAGCCTGCAGTTCATCATCACCGACGGCATCGTCACCTGGAACAACGGCGAAAGCTACTTCAACTCCATCATCAAAAACGACCTGTTCGCTCTCAAAGGCCAGTCTGACACCGAGGGCAGCGTCAACTACGACATCTATCTGGCGATGAATCGAGTTATTTACGGTGGACGCAGGGGCAGTGGCTTGTGTAGTGTCGGAATCAAGTGGCTCGAGGGATTTTCCTAATTTAAATAAGctggtgaaataaaaataacagccTCTTACAATTAACAGTTCTGTAGAATGCttatattgtatgtgtatcTCTATACAGACAAACCTGCGTGTTAAATAAAAcccaaaagaaaacaattataaCTGGCGTTATAATCTATAGACAAGTTGGTTTCGAGAGTATAGTATTGTAGTATTAATTATGTGTGTCATTTGATCTTTTCCGATTATTTTccaataaaaattgttttgatgACTTTTGATTGTtgcattaataatgttatataattaaaatatttttaaaagattaagTATTAATGAGTAGTGGAAATGCAGttgaaatatgttaaaatgtagttgcagtatactagtatataaatattgttgaaattGCAGTTAAAGTATGATGTTGAAAATGCAGTTGTAGTTGGTGGTCGAATTCAAGGTCGCAGAGTGTATTTGAAATTGGGGACCATTGTCAGTTGGTGGACCGGGGGATTGAACAGTAAAGGTTTGAACCTGTTATGGAGTTTGAAAATCGGATTTCAGATGTTCAAATATGGCATTTCCAGCCTTCTGGGCGCACAATAACGGGGGAAAGTGGTGCTTTTTGTATATCCACTTTCTGGATCCGCTTAAGCTGTCTGCGAATCTGTAGACGTTTCTAGCACGCTGTTCTTGTGTttatacaggcccgtaggaacaaaATTTGGAGAGAGGAGCATAATATCtcgtatgggggggggggggggggggggtgcaccagatacctatatttatatttttttttttttaattaaaggcatattttttgtccccccccccccccccccacacacacacacacaccggtcGCCCccggtagcaagggatcttttatgtgctcCATTCCACAaatatgatagtacataccacggcctttgatatgctatACGTGGTGCACtcgccccattgggctatttctcgttccagctagtgtgccacgactggcatatcaaaggccgtgttatgtgctaacctatctgtgagatggtgcatatgtaagatcccttgctactaatggaaaatgtagcgggtttcctctctaagactgtacgtcaaagttgccaaatgtttgaca
This DNA window, taken from Gigantopelta aegis isolate Gae_Host chromosome 4, Gae_host_genome, whole genome shotgun sequence, encodes the following:
- the LOC121372685 gene encoding uncharacterized protein LOC121372685, whose product is MDINLSTGVVTGSDSSISWFTTLVGSSNIPCSKRGVLKLTFNSAGLAKRKVRIDMTFSNPKKYSFNIGDSRTNNAWGGDSRTQSRDAEIHSYNKGMYVYSNDHHSPKAHKYVAKKVVYPETCKTSLQFIITDGIVTWNNGESYFNSIIKNDLFALKGQSDTEGSVNYDIYLAMNRVIYGGRRGSGLCSVGIKWLEGFS